From a region of the Takifugu flavidus isolate HTHZ2018 chromosome 20, ASM371156v2, whole genome shotgun sequence genome:
- the fam78ab gene encoding protein FAM78A: protein MKAMELWALLWFVLPFNAMGCIQSIRCKPKSFRDSVIVLEVNSSIDPNPTSIDESSSVVLRYRTPHFRASARVLVPPVASKETWTIGWIQACNHMEFYNTYGNKGMSSWELPDLRDRKILAISDSDGVNYPWYGNTTETCVVVGPTKKDSQFTVSMNDNFYPSVTWSVPVSDSNVPQLSSIRRDQSFTTWLVAINQATSETVILQTIRWRMQLHIHVDPEKPLGHRAVLKEPLVQEQPQILGKNEPIPTNAMVKPNANDAQVLMWRPKNGDPMVVIPPKY, encoded by the exons ATGAAAGCTATGG aaCTCTGGGCGTTGTTGTGGTTTGTGTTGCCATTTAATGCAATGGGCTGCATCCAGAGCATCAGATGTAAGCCCAAGAGTTTCCGAGACAGTGTTATTGTCCTGGAGGTGAACAGTTCCATCGACCCCAACCCGACCAGCATCGACGAGTCATCCAGTGTGGTTCTGCGCTACCGGACACCGCACTTTCGAGCCTCTGCCAGAGTCCTCGTACCACCTGTAGCCAGTAAAGAGACATGGACCATCGGCTGGATTCAAGCTTGCAACCACATGGAGTTCTACAATACTTATGGAAACAAGGGGAT GTCCAGTTGGGAGCTCCCGGATCTGCGTGACAGAAAGATCCTGGCCATCAGCGACTCAGATGGAGTCAACTATCCCTGGTACGGCAACACGACGGAGACCTGCGTGGTTGTAGGACCCACAAAGAAGGACAGCCAGTTCACCGTTAGCATGAACGACAATTTCTACCCCAGCGTGACCTGGAGCGTGCCGGTCAGTGACAGCAACGTgcctcagctcagcagcatccGCCGCGACCAGAGCTTTACCACCTGGCTGGTGGCCATCAACCAGGCCACCTCAGAGACGGTCATCCTGCAGACCATCCGCTGGAGGATGCAGCTTCACATCCACGTGGACCCGGAGAAACCCCTGGGGCACCGCGCTGTCCTCAAAGAGCCGCTGGTCCAGGAGCAGCCACAGATTCTTGGGAAGAACGAACCCATCCCCACTAACGCCATGGTCAAACCCAACGCCAATGATGCCCAGGTGCTGATGTGGCGGCCAAAGAACGGTGACCCCATGGTGGTCATCCCACCTAAATACTGA